TCGATGCACGCCGGATCGACCCCCAGAGTCGCTGCCAGCGGCAGCGCCGCCGCGAGCATAGCCGTCGCGTGCCCCTGCAGACGAGCGCTCGGCCGCACGTCGTAGCCGATGTGGCCGCCACGGCGGCGCAAACGCGGACTCAAGTGATGCCGGATGCTGATACGCCCCAGGTACTCGTCGCCGGCGACCCACCAGAGTGTCGTCTGCGGCACGTAGCCGCCGTTGGGAACCGGCGGCGGCGCCTCCCCAGACAGACGAGCCAAGTAGCGCCGAAGCGCTCCGGGATGCCGCTCCTCTCCCACAAGGGCAGCCACGTAGTGGGCGAACTCAAGCGGATCGGCGAGCGCCGCGGCCGAGACATCGAGAAGAAGACCTTCGACCTGGTACTCCGCCAAGGCGCGCAGGTACGAGGCGTGATAGAACCCTGCCGGTCGCGCCAACCGGGGCTCCGTCGCGCTCGCGCCCACCGCCATGACGACCTACTCTCCGACGTCGAGCTCGAGTACGGCGAGGAAGGCTTCTTGCGGCACCTCGACCACCCCGAGCTGCTTCATCCGCTTCTTGCCTTCCTTCTGCTTCTCGAGCAGCTTACGCTTACGCGTGATGTCGCCGCCGTAGCACTTGGCCAGCACGTCCTTGCGCTTGGCGCTAATGGTCTCGCGAGCGACGACCTTGTTACCGATCGCCGCCTGAACCGGCACCTCGAAGAGCTGCCGCGGTATCTTCTGACGAAGCTTGCTGACCAGCGCCTTTCCGCGCTGGTGTGCGCGGTCGCGCGGGACGATGAGCGAGAGAGCGTCGACGGTGTCGCCGGCGAGCAGGATGTCGAGCTTGACGAGGTCGCTCTCGCGGTAGCCGTGGAACTCATAGTCCAGCGAGGCATAGCCGCGTGTGCGCGTCTTCAACTGATCGAAGAAGTCGAGCACGATCTCACTGAGCGGCAGGCGGTAGTGCATCTCGACACGATGCGGCGACAGGTACTTCATGTCGACGAAGTCGGCGCGCCGGCTCTGACAGAGCTCCATGATCGTACCGACGAACTCGCTCGGCACGAGGATGCTGGCCGAGACGTACGGCTCCTCGATGTGATCGATGTTCGTTTGATCGGGGAGCTGCGAAGGGTTGCGCACCAGCATCACATCGCCCTTGGTGAGA
This window of the Thermoleophilia bacterium genome carries:
- a CDS encoding GNAT family N-acetyltransferase, producing MAVGASATEPRLARPAGFYHASYLRALAEYQVEGLLLDVSAAALADPLEFAHYVAALVGEERHPGALRRYLARLSGEAPPPVPNGGYVPQTTLWWVAGDEYLGRISIRHHLSPRLRRRGGHIGYDVRPSARLQGHATAMLAAALPLAATLGVDPACIDCESGNVGSRRVIEKNGGYLRVGDGEWLYYYVPTTIRP